The following coding sequences are from one Bradyrhizobium sp. 200 window:
- a CDS encoding TetR/AcrR family transcriptional regulator — protein sequence MNIGVSQIILERSVQDNWNDRSKMSSENLMSGKPQFDDSAVIGAAMEVFWRHGYSASSIDSLARAMGLSRSSMYKRFRDKDGLFQEVLSAYAQRVLKRMNAVQAGTKRQQLEALFHEFLPLNGKTTRPAGCMLARSCTEMTDLPPASQAVAREGLMGQRAVLSRILHEAVASGELAPASDIDGLSWHFLGALHATMNLPQAGATSGQLRQVVEFAMLAWPLAPAAGAPQRSRERRSSDPRPGSVSMPKRASRNEDPS from the coding sequence TTGAACATTGGAGTATCCCAAATTATCTTGGAACGATCAGTCCAAGACAATTGGAACGATCGTTCCAAGATGTCAAGCGAGAATCTGATGAGTGGAAAGCCCCAATTTGATGACAGTGCCGTGATCGGTGCCGCGATGGAGGTTTTCTGGCGGCACGGCTACTCCGCGTCGTCGATCGATAGTCTAGCGAGGGCGATGGGTCTATCGCGCTCCAGCATGTACAAGCGATTTCGGGACAAGGACGGATTGTTCCAGGAAGTTCTTTCGGCATACGCACAACGCGTCTTGAAGCGGATGAACGCGGTCCAAGCCGGTACAAAGCGCCAACAACTCGAAGCTCTGTTTCACGAATTCCTGCCCCTAAACGGCAAGACGACGCGTCCCGCCGGCTGCATGCTGGCTCGATCCTGCACCGAGATGACAGATCTGCCACCGGCGAGCCAGGCAGTCGCGCGGGAGGGACTCATGGGCCAGCGCGCCGTCCTCAGCAGAATTTTGCACGAGGCGGTCGCAAGCGGAGAATTGGCACCGGCGTCCGACATCGACGGTCTGTCGTGGCACTTTCTCGGCGCATTGCACGCCACGATGAACTTGCCACAGGCTGGCGCCACGTCCGGACAGCTTCGCCAAGTTGTCGAATTTGCTATGTTGGCGTGGCCATTGGCACCAGCCGCCGGGGCGCCTCAACGGTCTCGCGAACGGCGATCATCTGACCCCAGGCCTGGCTCGGTCAGCATGCCGAAGCGCGCCAGCAGGAACGAAGACCCGTCATAA
- a CDS encoding MFS transporter, with translation MQSNVPTGVQWRMVLILCLVNAVAFIDRNVLPLLVQPIKRDLSITDTEMSFLIGAAFVLPYFFITPLVGSLVDKISRRKILATGITFWGAATMFCGAFVNYTTLFVGRLGVATGETVSGPAALSLIRDVFDAEFRGRAIGVWSMGASVGGGLALLGGGMILLLVGDSVGSFHGWQVVLITCGLLSLPIAALVYTFPEPKRRPSATGQEATVRQAFDDLRSRWMIFVPLFIANGATIMLLVGYSSWVPAFLGRTWNIPPSQIGFALGLIILFLSTAGQFLSGFAIDFALKRFGKPGVPLVGAIGCVLIAIPAVIAPFSSSIVLTWTMLGLFNLLASALFTVGTATMVHVSPSTTIGRISGIHFSWVGITGYALAPTFVAVLADKWFGGGADSLVFALSTAGGTLAAVGGLCLITVFWRIKRTSPAVIAAEMGYAG, from the coding sequence ATGCAGTCGAATGTGCCGACGGGGGTTCAATGGAGGATGGTGCTGATCCTGTGCCTCGTCAATGCGGTCGCCTTCATCGACCGAAACGTCCTACCACTGCTGGTGCAGCCCATCAAACGCGATCTCAGTATCACCGATACCGAGATGAGCTTTCTCATCGGCGCCGCGTTCGTTCTGCCATACTTCTTCATAACACCATTAGTCGGTTCACTGGTCGACAAGATCTCTCGTCGTAAGATTCTGGCGACCGGGATAACGTTTTGGGGCGCCGCAACGATGTTTTGCGGTGCGTTTGTCAACTATACGACGCTTTTCGTCGGACGCTTGGGGGTCGCGACTGGCGAGACCGTCTCTGGCCCGGCCGCCTTGTCGTTGATTAGGGACGTCTTCGATGCGGAATTCAGAGGGAGGGCGATTGGAGTTTGGTCGATGGGTGCGAGCGTAGGCGGTGGCTTGGCTCTGCTTGGAGGAGGCATGATCCTTCTCCTCGTCGGCGATTCGGTGGGATCGTTCCACGGCTGGCAGGTGGTGTTGATCACTTGCGGGCTCTTGTCTCTGCCGATCGCCGCGCTGGTCTATACCTTTCCCGAACCCAAGCGTCGTCCCTCGGCCACCGGTCAGGAAGCGACCGTGCGGCAAGCATTCGATGACCTGCGCTCACGCTGGATGATCTTCGTTCCGCTTTTTATCGCCAACGGCGCAACGATCATGTTGTTGGTCGGATACTCGTCCTGGGTCCCGGCGTTTCTCGGGCGGACATGGAATATTCCGCCCAGTCAAATTGGATTCGCGCTCGGTTTGATCATTCTGTTCCTGAGTACGGCCGGCCAATTTCTCTCGGGCTTTGCCATTGATTTCGCCTTGAAACGCTTCGGCAAGCCCGGAGTTCCACTGGTCGGTGCGATCGGATGCGTCCTGATTGCAATTCCTGCCGTCATCGCGCCCTTCAGCAGCTCAATTGTTTTGACGTGGACGATGCTGGGCCTCTTCAATCTGCTTGCGTCCGCATTGTTCACTGTCGGTACGGCGACAATGGTGCATGTGTCGCCCAGCACAACAATAGGGAGAATTTCGGGAATACACTTTTCTTGGGTCGGTATTACTGGTTATGCCCTCGCTCCCACCTTCGTTGCGGTGCTAGCCGATAAGTGGTTCGGCGGCGGGGCTGACTCGCTGGTATTCGCTTTGTCTACGGCGGGGGGCACCCTTGCTGCAGTCGGTGGGCTATGTCTGATTACCGTGTTTTGGCGGATAAAGCGAACGTCGCCAGCGGTGATCGCAGCGGAAATGGGATACGCGGGATAG
- a CDS encoding flavin-dependent oxidoreductase: MKAIIVGAGIGGLTTALSLHAAGIDVEVFETVRDIKPLGQGINLQPNGVREFTELGLAEGLAATAIETSTLSYYNKLGQLIWSEPRGLRAGYKWPQYSIHRGDLQAVLLAALRERAGEGSLHLGFHFDSFDQDEKEVRAHFLDRENQKSAGTFKGDILIGADGINSRVRRILHPNEGPPVDSGRVQWRGSVIADPFLDGRTQVMIGHREQRTVIYPMSKQIAAAGKSLINWLTVLGGQWTLDKQEVWDRRVPKERFFPPFADWNFGWIDVAGLIEQTSDIYEHPKVDRDALPKWSFGRVTLLGDAAHPMRPIGSQAGTQAIIDARVLAKALAASPLDSARALVDYEKDRLPVVTEVMLRNREYGPEIVMQMAEERAPNGFTSIEEIIPRHELESIARNFKIAAGFDPEILNQRPSLSVAGSRV; this comes from the coding sequence ATGAAGGCCATCATCGTTGGAGCCGGGATCGGGGGGCTCACGACCGCCTTGAGTCTGCACGCAGCCGGCATTGATGTGGAGGTTTTCGAAACAGTGCGCGACATCAAGCCGCTCGGCCAGGGTATCAACCTGCAGCCGAATGGGGTGCGCGAATTCACCGAACTTGGGCTGGCCGAAGGTCTCGCTGCCACCGCCATCGAGACCTCGACGCTGTCCTACTACAATAAGCTCGGGCAACTGATCTGGAGTGAACCACGCGGCCTGCGTGCCGGTTACAAGTGGCCGCAGTATTCGATACATCGCGGTGACTTACAGGCCGTCCTGCTCGCGGCGCTACGCGAGCGGGCCGGCGAGGGCAGTCTTCATCTCGGTTTCCATTTCGATTCCTTCGACCAGGACGAGAAGGAGGTCCGCGCGCATTTCCTCGACCGGGAAAATCAGAAGTCGGCCGGCACCTTCAAAGGAGATATCCTGATTGGAGCTGACGGCATCAACTCTCGGGTGCGCCGAATCCTGCACCCCAATGAAGGGCCGCCGGTCGATAGCGGTCGTGTCCAGTGGCGCGGGTCGGTCATTGCTGATCCTTTTCTGGATGGTCGCACCCAGGTGATGATCGGCCATCGCGAGCAGCGCACCGTCATATACCCGATGAGCAAACAGATCGCCGCTGCCGGCAAGTCACTGATCAACTGGTTGACAGTGCTAGGTGGTCAGTGGACCCTCGACAAGCAAGAGGTATGGGATCGAAGAGTTCCCAAGGAACGGTTTTTCCCACCGTTCGCGGACTGGAATTTCGGCTGGATCGATGTCGCTGGTCTGATCGAACAGACCAGCGACATCTACGAGCATCCCAAGGTGGACCGCGATGCGCTGCCGAAATGGAGTTTCGGACGCGTGACTCTTTTGGGCGATGCCGCGCATCCGATGCGCCCGATCGGTTCGCAGGCGGGCACCCAGGCAATCATTGATGCCAGGGTGCTTGCGAAGGCACTTGCCGCGTCGCCCCTCGATTCCGCCCGCGCGTTGGTCGACTACGAAAAGGACCGTTTGCCGGTCGTCACGGAAGTCATGCTCCGCAATCGCGAATACGGACCGGAAATCGTCATGCAGATGGCCGAGGAACGAGCCCCCAATGGCTTCACATCAATCGAGGAAATCATTCCGCGCCATGAGCTTGAAAGCATCGCCCGAAACTTCAAGATCGCAGCAGGTTTCGATCCCGAAATTCTGAATCAAAGGCCCTCTTTGAGCGTTGCCGGCTCGCGGGTATGA